Sequence from the [Bacteroides] pectinophilus genome:
AATATTTCCCGAAAAAGTATATGTTGTTCTATCACTATCATTTAACACTACTTTATACATCCATCCTGTAAACTGCTCTCCCGTATATATTTCAAGTATAAGCGATTGCAGGGAATTACGTATCTGTTCAACATCTTCTTCCGATTCTACCAATACACATTTTCCTGTATTTCCATAAACAATTTCTACATCATTACTTTTTTGATTTGAATTTACACTATCTTCTTCCAATTTATTATATGCCTGCATTTCTTCATCTTTTTTATCATTATTTTTTAAACTATAATCACTTTGTAAAGTCATATTTTCATTCACATATCCAGACACAACTTCCGCCCTTTCTTCATTACTTTCAATTTCATACTCATTACTAAGCTCCTCATTAGTTTCAGATTTTGTTTGTGTATAATTAATATTTTCACTTCTGCCATTAGTGCATCCACACATCATCATAATGCACATCGTAATAATACCAAATATCATTTTTTTCATTGTAATTTTCTCCTTTGGTCACTCCTATGGTCACAGTATGGCTTTTAAAATTACAATTTTCAATAGTTTTGGCGCAAGAGGCACTATTTTGGCGTGAGTCATTTATTATCAGCGATAATCAACACAATCTTAAACATTATCATTGAATGACTTATATTTTTATATATAATCCGTCCATTATATTTATTGACTATGTAACGTATATTATCCATACCATAGCCATGATGTTCTTTGTCATCTTTTGTAGTCTTAAATAGCGGATTATTGTTTAAAGCATTTGGCATTATAGAATTACTTAATTCAATTCCTACTCCCGTCTTATCAGAATATATCATCAGATTAATCATTTTATCATTGCTATTCTCTGCTGCTTCGATTGCATTATCAAGAAGATTTTCAATGAGAATATGAAAGTCAAGGTCATCTATTCCGGATAATTCTCCTTCTACAAGACAACTGAACGAAATACCTTTTTCCCTGCAATATCTGTTTTTTCTATTTAGTACGTGATTTATTATAATGTTAGACGTATAAACAATCCCCTCATCCGGAAGAATTCTGCCACTCGTTACATTTGTAATATACCGGCGTGCTTCTTCGACACTGTTTGCCGTAAGCAGGCTGTCTATCATATTAATAATCCTTTCAAACTCATGGCGCGCCCTCTCATTTTCCCGATGCACACGTTTAATCTCGTCAATATCCGCACGCTGATACTCAAGTGCTGTAAGCCTTACCTTTTCTTTTATCATCTGATGATATCGTTGTTGTTCCTTAGCCATTAATATAAAATTAATTATATTTATAATAGCTATTCCAACTATTACAGCTATCACATAGATTTCTCCATGTATATCACCATTATCAATTCTCAGGACCATGCCACACAAAAAAATACTTATTAGCGGAATCATTGCGGCAGTAACCGCGTAAGCATAATCCCGTAATTCTTTCAATCTGTCTGCCTGTTTTGTGATTGCAATAATACATCCTGTAAGTATTATCTGATTTAACACAATTGCCAGATATCTTGCTTTTCCGCCATTATAGACCATATCTATATAATTTGTTTCGAATATAAACGATATAATACTTCCTGCTATAACCGCAGAAAATATCAGAATGATTATGAGGACTATATTATATATAAGTTTCTTTACAAAACTTCCATCCATATAAACCAAACAAATCGGGAATGATATCAACATATAAATTAGTATTCCGCTTCCCTCAAACACATTAATTTTACTCTGTATTACCAGATATGAAAAAGTAAGCATACATCCAATTATAAATACCTTGGATGCCTTGCGTCCGGGTGCTATATGAAGGCATCTTGTCAAAAAATATATTGTCATTACACTTTGATATAAATCTACTAATATCTCAATCATCTTTTCTGCCTCTGTCACATCATTTTGTAATACATCCATTCATTTTGTACACTTTTGTACCTGTCTTTACTGATATCAATGCTTCTCCCATTAACAAGCTTTACTTTATATGGCCGAATATCTGCAACATACCTTAAATTAATCATCATCCCTCTGTATATAGTTACAAATCCACAGTCCTGTAATTCTTTTATATGATGCGATAGCTGATCCCTGATTGAAATCACATTGTCATCTGTTTCAAGCCTCATCTCATGGTTATACACCTCTATTATCCGGACTCTGTCAATCTGAATTGCCAATTTCTTTGAATTATCACTGAATACAACAACTCTTCTTTTCTTCATTATGTATTCCTGCACAGAAGAGATGGCAAACCATATATCCTTTTCTATAGATTTTTTTCTTATAAATCCCAACGGACGGCACACAAATGATTCATATACATATTGATCGTAGTTCGTCATATAGACTATTCCCGGATCTGTAATTATTGTGCCTAATCTTTTTGCTACTTCAAAACCTGATACATTATTATCCAGCTCTATATCCATAAATACTACATCGATATTATCGCGTATATAATTATCAACCAGCTTGTCACCATCTCTGTAATAAAAGAAACTGATTCCTACACCCTTTTCAGCATATTTTTCTTTGTATACACTTTCAATTACAGGGACTATACGCTTCATAATGTTCTCATCATCATCACATATTGCAATATTTATATTATTATCCATAGTGTATGCTCCAATTAATACCCTTTTATAATATATTATAAATTTAATTATAGAACATTATTATAATTTTTCAATAGCACCTGAATTTATTTACATTAAGATGCAATATAAAACATTCCAAGACACCAATCTTTCCTGCACACTTCCCCACTCCCCCGCATACAATAGAATATCAGTATCACCTTGCGGAGGCTTCTATGCTCAACTACATATGGGCTGTTCTTATTATTATCGGAGTTATATACGGCGCACTTACCGGGCACATGGCTGATGTAACGAATGGTGCTCTGGATTCTGCCAAAGATGCCGTTGAGCTCTGCATCACCATGCTTGGTGTAATGTCTCTGTGGACGGGGCTTATGGAAATAGCAACGCGGAGCGGTATCATTGAGGCACTCACGCGAAGGCTCCTGCCTGTCATGCACTGGCTTTTCCCAAATGTACCGGACAATCATCCGGCGATGTCACACATCTCAACCAATATGATTGCTAATTTTCTGGGGCTTGGATGGGCGGCAACCCCGGCAGGTCTTATGGCAATGAAATCCCTGTCCGAACTTAATACGGAGCACCCGGACAGTGCGAGTGATGCAATGTGTGCGTTTCTTGTAATAAATATTTCATCAATCCAGCTTATCCCGGTGAATATAATCGCATACCGGAGCCAGTACGGCTCTGCCAACCCGGCTGCAATAATAGGTCCGGCAATAATTGCCACATCAATATCTACCGCCGCCGGAATTATTTTCTGTAAACTTGCATGTGCGCGCAAGAAAGGATTAGGGTGATTGAATGAAATTTTTCCTTATTATATCTGATTTTATTATTCCTGCAGTTCTGCTTGGGATTGTTGTCTACGGAATGAAAAAGAAACGCCCTGTATATGATGATTTTGTAGATGGCGCAAAGGAGGGCATGAAGACAGTTGCCGGAATTCTGCCGACTCTTATAGGGCTTATGGTAGGTGTAGGCGTTCTGCGGGCATCCGGCTTTCTTGATATGCTTGCACAGGTTACGGCAGGTCTGTCCTCAAAGATTGCATTTCCTGCCGAGCTTATTCCGGTAGTGTTTGTAAGAATGTTCTCATCATCTGCTGCGACCGGACTGTCGCTTGATATATTCGACAAATACGGTCCCGATTCGTACATAGGTCTTGTGACATCAATCATGATGAGCTGCACCGAAACCATTTTTTATACGATGAGTGTCTACTGCATAGCTGCAGGCATCAAAAAAACACGCTGGACTCTGCCGGGTGCGCTGTTATGCACATTCGCCGGCATCGCCGCAAGCGTGTTGATTGCAGGAATGCTGTAAAATAAATATTATGATACCGGAATCAAAAGACCGGAGCCCACATCAGTCTGCCCATAATTACTGTACTGCCGCACGGTCAGCCGGAGCTGTTACAGGTTCTGTCTCTCCCTGTGCCGCCTGTGTTGCCGATGCACTGCTGTATGACGGAGCAGTTACAGACTTGTTATGAACTGCTTCCGGCAGACTTGCGCCAACCGTAGCCGTACTCTGTGTTGTCTGCTCCTTTTCCGGCTGCTTTTTAAATCCGTCAATCCAGCTATGTTTTGTAGTCGCCTCTGAGGCCGCACCACCAGCAGGGGTTGTAGGTTCAACATACTGCTTATATGAACCGTCAGGATTAATAAGCGGCTGTATACTTATTGAAGATCCGACCTTGAACATAACATACTCTATCCCGGTCTCACTGTCGAGATATATCGTATAATTGCTGCCCGTCTCAATTATGTTAAGTATACTCGTTGTAACGTCTTCCTTAACTTCCTTGTTGTCGGTACTTACATAAGTGTTATCATTCTTCTTCACCTTAGTGTATGAGCGGAATTCCACAACAAACAAAAGTGCAAAAAGAATTAATGCAACAATGCTGACTACTATTCCAAGCCCCTTCTGCATAACACGGGTACGCTTTCTTGTCGGATGCTGCTCATCCCACTCATCAGGATTGAACTCGCCGTCTTCATATGCATACGGATCTTCCTGCCTGTCTGCAGAATTATCTTTATCTTTGTCTTCAGGCTTTTCAGGCTTCTCATCCTTCTTAAGCTCTTCATCATTGTTGTTGTCTTTATCCTTCATAAACACCTCTTTATTATGACTTAGAAATAAACCATCTCTTCCGCAGCAGGCTCAGCCGGTGTTACGCTTGATGCATAAAGAACCGGACCCTTCTTGCGGTATGACATCTGGAACTCATACTTGATAACTGCTTCTACATATACCCATGAACGCTCAGTAAGCGATGCAACGTCAGGATAATTACATATATATCCGATAAATGCCGTATCAGCCTCACAGCATGTCATTGCCTTACGTCCCGGGACGAATGTCTTGGCTGCGAACTTCTTGCCCTTGTATACCTGTGCCTTGAATCTTACCTTTTTATCTTTATAGACTTCAGGTCTCTCCGACACATCCATATACCAGATACCATAATCAGAATCATCAACATCTATGACATCTGCATTAATATCATAAGGAAGCTGCTCTGCTATTGATGCAATCTCACCGTTAGTATTCTCGAATACTATCTGTGCGAATCCGTTAAGAATCTTAACGCTTCTTCTGAAACCGCCAAGGTTCATTCCCTTCTCACAGCGGTTGAATATTACCATCTCTGCGCTTCTCATGGTCTCTGCCATTGTTGACTTCATGTTATTCCACATAAGCTCAAATGTACCGGCATTAACAAGTGTTATTCTCTGATATATTGTCCATCCGAATGGCTTCTTAAGCTCATCCAGAAGCGACATCTCCCACATTCCGTTGTATTCGATTACAACAAGCCATGGGTCATATTTTTTATCAAGCTCTGTAAGCTTCTCGGCAGTAAAGTCTTCCTTCTCAAGTACGACCATGTCCATCTTATGCTTCTTCAGCATAGCTTCGTCATATTCATTCTCGCCCTCTTCACAGACAATAAGAAGCTTCTTCTCTGCCTCATCAAACTGTCCCTGCTCTATAGTCTCTGTTATAAATGTAGTCTTACCGCTGTCAAGGAATCCATCTATAAGAAATACCGGAATCTCATAATTCTGATCCATTAATAATCTCCATTCATGTTTGGTTAAATGTTACCCGGCATCAGATCTAGTTGACACCGAACAGCTCCTTAAGCTTATCCTCTGCAAGCTTAGAACCGATTACGCAGATACGTCCTGTAAAATCAGGCTTTCCTTCTCTTATCTCATACTCGCCCGGTACAAGGTCAAAGTACATCCACTTGCCTTCCTTATCTGAAAGCATACCCTTTGAACGGAGTATCTGACCGAACTCTTCACTGTTGGCAAGCTTATTAAGTATCTCATCAAGCTGCTGTCTTGTAAACTTATTAGGTGTCTCTACGCCCCAGCTTGTAAATACTTCATCTGCGTGATGGTGATGATGATGCTCATGGTCATGCTCGTCATGGTCATGATGATGTCCACAGCAACACTCCTCGCCATCTTCATGGTGATGATGGTGCTCGTGCTCATCTTCGTCATGATCGTGATGATGCTCATCCCCGTCATGATCGTGGTGATGTCCGCAGCAGCACTCCCCGCCATCCTCATGGTGATGATGCTCATGCTCATGTGCCTGATGCTCTGCCTCAGCATGCTCTGCAAGAAGCTCAAGCTCAAGGTTAGTAACATTCTCCATGGCTGACAGGATCTGTGCTCCGTCAAGGTCATCCCATGGTGTTGTAATAATATGTGCGTTAGGGTTAAGCTCACGCATCATCTTTATGACTGCATCAAGCTTCTCCTCTGTCTGATTCTGTGTACGGCTGAGGATTACTGTTCCGGCATGCTCAATCTGGTTATTAAAGAACTCACCGAAGTTCTTCATATATACCTTTGCCTTAAGTGAATCTACAACTGTAGATGCGCTGTTAAGCTCAATCTCATTCTCGATATGAAGATCCTTTACAGCCTTGATTACGTCTGAAAGCTTACCTACGCCTGAAGGCTCGATAATGATTCTGTCCGGATGATACTTATCAATTACATCCTTAAGTGCTGTACCAAAATCACCTACGAGTGAGCAGCATATACAGCCTGAATTCATCTCTCTGATCTCAATTCCGGCATCCTTAAGGAATCCGCCGTCTACGCCAATCTCACCGAATTCATTCTCAATAAGTACAACCTGCTGTCCCTTGAGTGCCTCAAGAAGAAGCTTCTTAATTAATGTAGTCTTTCCTGCTCCGAGGAATCCTGAAATTATATCTACCTTTGTCATTGCTCTATTACTTCCTTTCTTATGATGCGGCTTGCACCACTATATATCTAACAGTTCTCACAGTAGAATTATACAACATCTGTCAAGCCAGCGGATGTCCTCCGAGGTCAAATGTCTCTTCAATAATATCGCATGCAACCCCGATAAGCTCGACACACGGTCTCTTCTTATAGTAATCTGCATTACGCTCTGCCGGCACTGTGCTTCCCTCCGGCTTCTTAAGTCCAAGCAGTTCCTTACATATTATGCTTCCTCCTGACCGTTCCCTGAACTTCTTCGCCATCTCCTGTACAACCGCGTAATTATGTGCCTTGGCATCTCTGTCAGCGCCTTCCGTTGCTCCTGTCTCAAATCCTGCCACAAGTGACATTCCTGATACACATCCGCACACCTCACGCATTCTGCCTACTCCGGCGCCAAATGATGCCGATATCCTGAATGCCATATCCGCCGGAATCTCATACAGATCCGCATATGCGCCGAATACCGACTGTGCACAGTTGTATCCCTCTTTAAAAAGCTGTACTGCCTTTTCTTTACGTGTCATAATCTGCCTTCTACCTCCACTTCACACTGCTTCCCCTTCCTGTCTTGCTTACCACAAGCTGACATTCTATCTGCTCCTTCAGTTCCGTAACATGCGATATAATTCCAATCATACGTCTGCCGTCCGCAAGACCTTTTAGTATATTAATCGCCTGTTGCCTTGAATAATCATCAAGTGAACCGAAGCCCTCATCAATAAACATTGTATCAAGGCGCACTGCCCCTGTCCTGTTCTGTATTATATCAGACATTCCGAGCGCCATTGCAAGCGCTGCCATAAATGTCTCTCCGCCTGACAGTGTCTTAACATCCCTCACTGAATTAGTAAGTTCATCATGGACATCTATATCAAGCCCCGACTTTCTGCCCTTATTGTCTATATTATCAATGTCACGGCACATAAGGCACCACTGCCCGTCATTCATTGCCGACAGCCTCCTGTTGGCTGCACTTATTATCTTTTTGAAATACTGTCTTAATACAAATGTCTCAAAATTAATCTTGACGCTGCCTGTAAGACTTCCGTTCGCCGTATTGTAAAGCGTTGCATATATCCTGTACTTATGCATTGCGCCCGCGCGTTCTTCTGACATCTTTGCAAACTCATCAGCTATCTCCTGATTAGCCCTTATATCCGCATAGAGTTCACCCATATGACCTGATTTTTCGCGGATAAGCTTCTCAATTCGTACGACTGCCGCCTCAGCCTCCTGCGTATCAACACGCATCTTTCCGTCAATCTGGGCGGCCAGCGTCTTAATCTTTACAGCATTATCGGCTACTTCCCTGTCATATTCGGCAATCCCGGCCTCAAGCACCGCCATTGCTACCTTATCCCGCTTTGCTTCTTTATATTCGGCTTCAGAGGCAAATCCTTCAGATTCAACCGAGTCTGCCAATGCTCTGCATGCAGCTTCATAAGTTTCCCTTAACTTCTCCGCCCCTTTCTGTTCATTATCCGCTTCTCCACGTTTTCCTGCAAGCTCTTTTTGAAGATTCGCCACAAGCTCCTGCCGGCTGAGCCAGGACTTCTCAACTGCCGCTATCCTGTCTTCAAGCTCTTTCATAATCTTCTCGGCTTCCGAACGGTCTGAATATCTCAGGTTCTTGGACAGTGCCGATATCTCTGACTCCATGTGTGCAAGCTGTACCTCATCCTGCGATATCTCATTCTTTAGTGAATCAACCCTGACACTCATATCACTAAGGTCTGATGTAAGCTTCTTAAGCTTATCCTCATTGTCTCTGTAAATGCGTGCTGTCTCGTTAAGCTTACGCATCTCTTCACCGACATCAGTGAGTTCTTTTTCTGTCTTAAGCTTGAGTCCGGTAATATCTTCATCCTGCCCATCATCTCCCATAACACTTTGAATGCTCTGTTCGATAAGCTTAATCTGATTATCACATTCACTTTTGGCAATGACTGTTTCTGTATACATATTCTGCCTTGCAGCATCTGCCTTGTCTCTTGACCTTCTTGCTTCATCAACCGATGCCTGCGTTACATCTTCATTATTAAAAGCCGCCGGATTTGGGTGAATTACAGAACCACATACCGGGCACGGCATTCCGTCTTCAAGCTGCCTTGCAAGTATTCCCGCCTGTCCGCTCATGAATAATGCTTCAAGCCTCTCATAGCACGCACTGGCATGTTCATATTCATTCCGTGCATTAAGGTACTCACTGCTTTTCTGTTCATGCCTCTTGCGCATCTTTAAAAGCTGCTCCTGCAAATCTTCAATCTTCCTGATTCTGTCAAGAGTATCCTTTTTGTCGCTTATTGTGTTATTAACCTTTTCGAGCCTTACCATACAGTCAGCGTTCCCGTTCTGAAATGCTGTTATACCGTCCTGATATGCCTTTTGCCTGCTTAATTCCTCTTCTAATGCTGCTTTCTGATTGTTAAGGTCTTTCTTCCTATTATTAAGAGCATCAAATTCCTTCTTCCTGCTGCCAAATGTGTCATAATCCGGAATGCTTTTTCTAATCTCCTCAGCCTGCAGCCTGAGCTTAGGACATTCGTCATTATATACTGCACTTATGCCGGAAAGCTCCGCACTCTGCCTGTCAAGCCTTTTTGCAGCTTCATCAATCCATGTGGCAAGTTCCTTCACCCGCTTCTCAGACTGTCTCAGCTTCTCTTCTGCATCTGTTCTCTTATCATCCAATACAGCCACTGCCGCTGCACGCTTTGCTGCTTCAAGCTCACGTCTCATGCCATCTGCCTGAGGTCTTCTCTGCTCAATATCCAAAGTCTCCGCCGCAGCTTTATCATATTCATCAAACAGGCTGTTAGTCTGCTTCGCTCTCCCGATAGCTGCATTATTATTATCTCTCTGTCCCGTAAGCTCGTCCTTCTCAGCATTCAGGCTGTCGTATAATGACTGCTGTGATGCAATTATATCGCCAAGCAGCGTCAGAGACTCCTCGTAATCCGGTTCTTTTCTCTCACAAAGCTGCCGGTATCTCTCATTATAAGCTTCCGTTACTTTAATCTGTCCAATCCGTGAATCATATATCTTCCGGTTATCCTCAAGCTGGCCGTATATATTCTTATATCTGGCCTGAAGCTCATATTGAATCCTCTGATAATCCTCCGTCCTGAATATCCTGGAGAATATCTCTCTTCTGTCATCAGAATCCGCATACAAAAGCTTCATGAAATCACCCTGCGCAATCATTGCCACCTGCGCAAACTGCTTTGCATCCAGCCCGATTATCTCAACAATCTTACCGTTAACCTCTTTCTTATTACCGGTAAATTCACTTCCGTCAGGCATTGTAAGTGTAACATCCGGCTTCTCCGTTGTATATCTGGCCGAGCCGTCCGCATTGCGGC
This genomic interval carries:
- a CDS encoding GHKL domain-containing protein, whose product is MIEILVDLYQSVMTIYFLTRCLHIAPGRKASKVFIIGCMLTFSYLVIQSKINVFEGSGILIYMLISFPICLVYMDGSFVKKLIYNIVLIIILIFSAVIAGSIISFIFETNYIDMVYNGGKARYLAIVLNQIILTGCIIAITKQADRLKELRDYAYAVTAAMIPLISIFLCGMVLRIDNGDIHGEIYVIAVIVGIAIINIINFILMAKEQQRYHQMIKEKVRLTALEYQRADIDEIKRVHRENERARHEFERIINMIDSLLTANSVEEARRYITNVTSGRILPDEGIVYTSNIIINHVLNRKNRYCREKGISFSCLVEGELSGIDDLDFHILIENLLDNAIEAAENSNDKMINLMIYSDKTGVGIELSNSIMPNALNNNPLFKTTKDDKEHHGYGMDNIRYIVNKYNGRIIYKNISHSMIMFKIVLIIADNK
- a CDS encoding LytTR family transcriptional regulator DNA-binding domain-containing protein, whose translation is MDNNINIAICDDDENIMKRIVPVIESVYKEKYAEKGVGISFFYYRDGDKLVDNYIRDNIDVVFMDIELDNNVSGFEVAKRLGTIITDPGIVYMTNYDQYVYESFVCRPLGFIRKKSIEKDIWFAISSVQEYIMKKRRVVVFSDNSKKLAIQIDRVRIIEVYNHEMRLETDDNVISIRDQLSHHIKELQDCGFVTIYRGMMINLRYVADIRPYKVKLVNGRSIDISKDRYKSVQNEWMYYKMM
- a CDS encoding nucleoside recognition protein codes for the protein MLNYIWAVLIIIGVIYGALTGHMADVTNGALDSAKDAVELCITMLGVMSLWTGLMEIATRSGIIEALTRRLLPVMHWLFPNVPDNHPAMSHISTNMIANFLGLGWAATPAGLMAMKSLSELNTEHPDSASDAMCAFLVINISSIQLIPVNIIAYRSQYGSANPAAIIGPAIIATSISTAAGIIFCKLACARKKGLG
- a CDS encoding spore maturation protein, with the protein product MKFFLIISDFIIPAVLLGIVVYGMKKKRPVYDDFVDGAKEGMKTVAGILPTLIGLMVGVGVLRASGFLDMLAQVTAGLSSKIAFPAELIPVVFVRMFSSSAATGLSLDIFDKYGPDSYIGLVTSIMMSCTETIFYTMSVYCIAAGIKKTRWTLPGALLCTFAGIAASVLIAGML
- a CDS encoding DUF6440 family protein, yielding MKDKDNNNDEELKKDEKPEKPEDKDKDNSADRQEDPYAYEDGEFNPDEWDEQHPTRKRTRVMQKGLGIVVSIVALILFALLFVVEFRSYTKVKKNDNTYVSTDNKEVKEDVTTSILNIIETGSNYTIYLDSETGIEYVMFKVGSSISIQPLINPDGSYKQYVEPTTPAGGAASEATTKHSWIDGFKKQPEKEQTTQSTATVGASLPEAVHNKSVTAPSYSSASATQAAQGETEPVTAPADRAAVQ
- a CDS encoding GTPase; translation: MDQNYEIPVFLIDGFLDSGKTTFITETIEQGQFDEAEKKLLIVCEEGENEYDEAMLKKHKMDMVVLEKEDFTAEKLTELDKKYDPWLVVIEYNGMWEMSLLDELKKPFGWTIYQRITLVNAGTFELMWNNMKSTMAETMRSAEMVIFNRCEKGMNLGGFRRSVKILNGFAQIVFENTNGEIASIAEQLPYDINADVIDVDDSDYGIWYMDVSERPEVYKDKKVRFKAQVYKGKKFAAKTFVPGRKAMTCCEADTAFIGYICNYPDVASLTERSWVYVEAVIKYEFQMSYRKKGPVLYASSVTPAEPAAEEMVYF
- a CDS encoding GTP-binding protein — protein: MTKVDIISGFLGAGKTTLIKKLLLEALKGQQVVLIENEFGEIGVDGGFLKDAGIEIREMNSGCICCSLVGDFGTALKDVIDKYHPDRIIIEPSGVGKLSDVIKAVKDLHIENEIELNSASTVVDSLKAKVYMKNFGEFFNNQIEHAGTVILSRTQNQTEEKLDAVIKMMRELNPNAHIITTPWDDLDGAQILSAMENVTNLELELLAEHAEAEHQAHEHEHHHHEDGGECCCGHHHDHDGDEHHHDHDEDEHEHHHHHEDGEECCCGHHHDHDEHDHEHHHHHHADEVFTSWGVETPNKFTRQQLDEILNKLANSEEFGQILRSKGMLSDKEGKWMYFDLVPGEYEIREGKPDFTGRICVIGSKLAEDKLKELFGVN
- a CDS encoding C-GCAxxG-C-C family protein, with amino-acid sequence MTRKEKAVQLFKEGYNCAQSVFGAYADLYEIPADMAFRISASFGAGVGRMREVCGCVSGMSLVAGFETGATEGADRDAKAHNYAVVQEMAKKFRERSGGSIICKELLGLKKPEGSTVPAERNADYYKKRPCVELIGVACDIIEETFDLGGHPLA
- a CDS encoding AAA family ATPase, with product MRPIRLTMSAFGSYADRVTIEFDRGREGLFLITGDTGSGKTTIFDAIMYALYDETSGGNRSGNMMRSQYADADTDTWVEFTFEYGNNIYSVRRNPEYIRQSKRRNADGSARYTTEKPDVTLTMPDGSEFTGNKKEVNGKIVEIIGLDAKQFAQVAMIAQGDFMKLLYADSDDRREIFSRIFRTEDYQRIQYELQARYKNIYGQLEDNRKIYDSRIGQIKVTEAYNERYRQLCERKEPDYEESLTLLGDIIASQQSLYDSLNAEKDELTGQRDNNNAAIGRAKQTNSLFDEYDKAAAETLDIEQRRPQADGMRRELEAAKRAAAVAVLDDKRTDAEEKLRQSEKRVKELATWIDEAAKRLDRQSAELSGISAVYNDECPKLRLQAEEIRKSIPDYDTFGSRKKEFDALNNRKKDLNNQKAALEEELSRQKAYQDGITAFQNGNADCMVRLEKVNNTISDKKDTLDRIRKIEDLQEQLLKMRKRHEQKSSEYLNARNEYEHASACYERLEALFMSGQAGILARQLEDGMPCPVCGSVIHPNPAAFNNEDVTQASVDEARRSRDKADAARQNMYTETVIAKSECDNQIKLIEQSIQSVMGDDGQDEDITGLKLKTEKELTDVGEEMRKLNETARIYRDNEDKLKKLTSDLSDMSVRVDSLKNEISQDEVQLAHMESEISALSKNLRYSDRSEAEKIMKELEDRIAAVEKSWLSRQELVANLQKELAGKRGEADNEQKGAEKLRETYEAACRALADSVESEGFASEAEYKEAKRDKVAMAVLEAGIAEYDREVADNAVKIKTLAAQIDGKMRVDTQEAEAAVVRIEKLIREKSGHMGELYADIRANQEIADEFAKMSEERAGAMHKYRIYATLYNTANGSLTGSVKINFETFVLRQYFKKIISAANRRLSAMNDGQWCLMCRDIDNIDNKGRKSGLDIDVHDELTNSVRDVKTLSGGETFMAALAMALGMSDIIQNRTGAVRLDTMFIDEGFGSLDDYSRQQAINILKGLADGRRMIGIISHVTELKEQIECQLVVSKTGRGSSVKWR